From the genome of Psychroserpens ponticola, one region includes:
- the porN gene encoding type IX secretion system ring subunit PorN/GldN, which translates to MNYKFVLSIFVTVGITSSVFSQANILNAKTPQEVGVKTEAQLALDNDKPLEYGYLDDRDILFSKMTWEKVVLDERVNFPMYFPTDTNNIGKDRRSLYHTLIKAVKDGEIENVYNDSYFTEKRSVKELKDITTKVDTLDIGYDQLNADGYVDPEYITTRNIEAFDISAYLIKGLWYFDKRHGELKYRILGIAPAAPDINFIDSNDETNRVPNALFWVFFPEAREVLHNSKAFNNKNSAMPISFDHLLNSRRFNAYMYKEENVYGDREVKEYVADNALMQMLESDRIKNKIRNFEQDMWSY; encoded by the coding sequence ATGAATTATAAATTCGTATTATCAATTTTTGTTACTGTAGGAATCACCTCTAGTGTATTTTCTCAGGCAAATATTTTAAATGCTAAAACACCTCAAGAAGTTGGTGTTAAAACTGAAGCTCAGTTAGCACTAGATAATGACAAACCATTAGAATACGGTTATCTTGATGATAGAGATATATTGTTCTCTAAAATGACTTGGGAAAAAGTGGTTTTAGATGAACGTGTAAACTTTCCTATGTACTTTCCAACAGATACAAATAATATTGGTAAAGACAGACGTTCTTTATATCATACATTGATAAAAGCTGTTAAAGATGGAGAGATTGAAAATGTTTATAATGATTCTTATTTTACTGAAAAAAGATCGGTTAAGGAACTTAAAGACATCACCACTAAAGTAGATACTTTAGATATTGGTTACGACCAATTAAACGCTGATGGTTATGTAGATCCTGAATATATCACAACAAGAAATATTGAAGCTTTTGATATTAGCGCTTATTTAATTAAAGGGCTTTGGTATTTTGATAAGCGTCATGGAGAATTAAAGTATAGAATTTTAGGTATTGCGCCAGCAGCACCAGATATTAACTTTATTGATTCTAATGACGAAACGAATAGAGTTCCAAATGCATTGTTTTGGGTGTTTTTCCCTGAAGCTAGAGAAGTTTTACACAATTCTAAAGCTTTTAATAACAAGAATAGTGCAATGCCAATATCTTTTGATCATTTGTTAAATTCTAGACGCTTTAACGCTTACATGTACAAAGAAGAAAATGTATATGGAGATCGTGAAGTAAAAGAATATGTTGCAGATAATGCTTTAATGCAAATGTTAGAATCTGATCGTATTAAAAATAAGATTCGTAATTTCGAGCAAGACATGTGGTCCTATTAA
- a CDS encoding ABC-F family ATP-binding cassette domain-containing protein: MLNIHNLSISFQGEFLFEDITFKLSPGDRIGLIGKNGAGKSTMLKILSKELEPDSGQIAADKNLSIGFLKQDIDFVLGRTVLEESYEAFKEIKELEAKMEDVNTQLVERTDYESESYNQLMIDLNEVQHSYEIIGGYNYQGETEKILQGLGFKREDFNKLTDTFSGGWRMRIELAKLLLQNNDVLLLDEPTNHLDIESIIWLESFLKNYSGAVVIVSHDKMFLDNVTNRTIEISLGRIYDYPKPYSKFLVLRHEIKTQQLASQKNQQKQIEQTEKLIEKFRAKASKATMAQSLIKKLDKIDRIEVDEDDNSVMTLNFPVSVIPGKVVVEAEHISKRYDDNQVLTDVNLMIERNSKTAFVGQNGQGKSTLAKIIVGEIKYDGHLKLGHNVQIGYFAQNQAEYLDGSKTVLDTMIDAANETNRSKVRDILGSFLFRGEEAEKYVRVLSGGERNRLALAKLMLQPINVLIMDEPTNHLDIKSKNVLKEALKKYEGTLVLVSHDRDFLQGLTNKVYEFKDQKIKEYLGDIDFYLEQRNVENLREVEKRTIVKETPKTTNKQSYEDQKKLKSLNNKLSNIESKINQLEKDIKTDDVELATNYDATVSDETFFDRYQAKKTKLQQLMSDWETITLELDELS; encoded by the coding sequence ATGCTCAATATCCATAATCTTTCTATTTCATTTCAAGGCGAATTTCTCTTTGAGGATATTACATTTAAACTCAGTCCTGGAGATCGCATTGGTTTAATCGGAAAAAATGGCGCTGGAAAATCGACAATGCTCAAAATTTTGTCAAAAGAATTAGAACCAGATTCAGGTCAAATTGCAGCTGATAAAAATTTAAGCATCGGTTTTTTAAAACAGGATATAGATTTTGTTTTGGGAAGAACAGTTCTAGAAGAATCTTATGAAGCTTTCAAAGAGATAAAAGAACTTGAAGCTAAAATGGAAGACGTTAATACGCAATTAGTAGAACGAACAGATTATGAAAGCGAAAGTTATAATCAATTAATGATTGATCTTAATGAAGTTCAACATTCATATGAAATTATAGGCGGTTATAATTATCAAGGAGAAACTGAAAAAATACTGCAAGGACTCGGATTTAAACGTGAAGATTTCAATAAGCTCACAGATACGTTTTCAGGAGGTTGGAGAATGCGTATTGAATTAGCAAAATTACTGTTACAAAATAATGATGTGTTGCTGCTAGATGAGCCAACAAATCACTTAGATATCGAGTCTATTATTTGGTTAGAGAGTTTTTTGAAAAACTATTCTGGAGCTGTAGTAATTGTATCTCACGATAAAATGTTTTTAGATAATGTCACTAATCGTACGATTGAGATTTCATTAGGTAGAATTTACGACTATCCGAAACCTTACTCTAAGTTTTTGGTGCTTCGCCATGAAATTAAAACACAGCAGTTGGCATCACAGAAAAATCAACAAAAACAAATTGAACAAACTGAAAAACTCATTGAAAAATTTAGAGCGAAAGCGAGTAAAGCGACAATGGCTCAATCACTTATTAAGAAGTTAGATAAAATTGATCGTATTGAAGTTGATGAAGATGATAATAGTGTAATGACCTTAAATTTTCCAGTATCCGTTATTCCTGGTAAAGTTGTTGTCGAAGCAGAGCACATATCTAAACGTTATGATGATAATCAGGTATTAACTGATGTTAATTTAATGATTGAGCGAAATAGTAAAACAGCTTTTGTTGGACAAAATGGTCAAGGTAAATCAACATTAGCAAAGATTATTGTTGGTGAGATTAAATATGATGGACACCTAAAACTAGGTCATAATGTTCAAATAGGATATTTTGCTCAAAATCAAGCTGAATATTTAGATGGTAGTAAAACCGTTTTAGACACAATGATTGATGCCGCAAATGAAACGAATCGAAGTAAAGTACGTGATATTTTAGGCTCTTTTTTGTTTAGAGGCGAAGAAGCCGAGAAATATGTTAGAGTGCTTTCTGGTGGTGAAAGAAATCGATTGGCTTTAGCTAAACTTATGCTACAACCCATTAATGTTTTGATCATGGATGAACCAACAAATCACCTTGATATCAAATCTAAAAATGTATTAAAAGAAGCATTAAAAAAGTATGAAGGAACTTTAGTTTTGGTTTCTCATGATAGGGATTTTCTTCAAGGACTTACTAATAAAGTGTATGAATTTAAAGATCAAAAAATTAAAGAATACTTAGGTGATATCGACTTTTATCTTGAACAACGTAATGTTGAAAATTTACGTGAAGTTGAAAAACGTACCATTGTAAAAGAAACCCCAAAAACAACGAATAAGCAATCTTATGAAGATCAAAAGAAACTTAAATCTCTTAACAATAAACTCAGTAATATTGAATCTAAAATAAATCAGTTAGAAAAGGATATTAAAACTGATGATGTTGAGCTGGCAACAAACTACGATGCCACAGTATCAGATGAAACTTTTTTTGACCGTTACCAAGCAAAGAAAACAAAGCTTCAACAATTAATGTCTGATTGGGAAACCATAACTTTAGAATTAGATGAATTGAGTTAA
- the porK gene encoding type IX secretion system lipoprotein PorK/GldK, which produces MKKFVLLTAVLALLVSCGSGDRGELIGVKGKKWHPEKPYGMALVPGGAFIMGKSDDDLAGVQDAPTRTVTVRAFYMDETEITNSEYREFVYWVRDSILKTKLAILADEIGETPGTGGIGEFAFNDADPENMSVYEKYMYDNYSGLGPTGYEGRKLNRDAELIFDTNDYPDEYYAEVMDTMYIPIEESYNGQRTWDVKKFKFQYKYMDIQKAAKDRNLSRKDVIITEEVEVYPDTTAWIRDFSYSYNEPMHNDYFWHDAYGDYPVVGVSWKQATAFCQWRTLKKNTYQKSKGKPFVNTFRLPSEAEWEYAARGGLQGATYPWGGPYAKNDRGCFMANFKPLRGDYAADQALYTVEADAYEPNDFDLYNMAGNVSEWVQGSYDPASYEYSASFNPNVNDPDNERKVVRGGSWKDVAYFLQVSSRDYEYADSARSYIGFRTVQDYMGTEVTLNAATN; this is translated from the coding sequence ATTAAGAAGTTTGTTTTATTGACTGCTGTTTTAGCTTTATTAGTCAGTTGTGGCTCTGGTGACAGAGGAGAACTGATAGGAGTTAAAGGAAAGAAATGGCATCCTGAAAAACCTTATGGTATGGCACTTGTTCCTGGTGGAGCATTTATTATGGGAAAATCAGATGATGACCTTGCTGGTGTTCAAGATGCACCAACACGAACTGTTACAGTTAGAGCGTTCTATATGGACGAAACTGAAATTACTAACAGCGAATATCGTGAATTTGTATATTGGGTTAGAGATTCAATATTAAAGACTAAACTAGCAATTTTAGCTGATGAAATTGGCGAAACTCCAGGTACTGGAGGAATTGGAGAGTTTGCATTTAATGATGCCGATCCAGAAAACATGTCTGTGTACGAGAAATACATGTATGATAACTATAGTGGATTAGGACCAACTGGTTATGAAGGCCGTAAACTTAATCGCGATGCTGAATTGATTTTCGATACCAACGACTATCCAGATGAGTATTATGCTGAAGTTATGGATACGATGTATATACCTATTGAGGAATCATATAATGGGCAACGTACTTGGGATGTGAAGAAATTTAAGTTCCAGTATAAATATATGGATATCCAAAAAGCTGCCAAAGATCGTAACTTATCACGTAAAGATGTTATAATTACTGAAGAAGTTGAAGTGTATCCAGACACAACTGCTTGGATTCGAGATTTTTCATATTCTTATAATGAGCCAATGCATAATGATTATTTCTGGCATGACGCTTATGGTGATTATCCTGTAGTAGGAGTGTCTTGGAAACAAGCTACAGCTTTCTGTCAATGGAGAACATTAAAGAAAAATACATATCAAAAAAGTAAAGGGAAGCCATTTGTAAATACGTTTAGATTACCTTCAGAAGCAGAGTGGGAATACGCTGCGAGAGGTGGTCTTCAAGGAGCGACTTATCCTTGGGGTGGACCTTATGCTAAAAATGATAGAGGTTGCTTTATGGCGAACTTTAAACCATTAAGAGGTGATTATGCAGCAGATCAAGCACTTTATACTGTTGAAGCTGATGCGTATGAGCCAAATGACTTCGACCTTTATAATATGGCAGGAAATGTTTCAGAATGGGTTCAAGGATCTTATGATCCTGCTTCATACGAGTATTCTGCATCATTTAATCCAAATGTAAATGATCCAGATAACGAACGTAAAGTTGTTCGTGGAGGATCTTGGAAAGATGTTGCATACTTCTTACAAGTAAGTTCTAGAGATTACGAATATGCAGATTCTGCAAGAAGCTACATTGGATTTAGAACAGTTCAGGATTATATGGGAACTGAAGTAACATTAAATGCAGCAACTAACTAA
- a CDS encoding NAD(P)/FAD-dependent oxidoreductase — protein MKQVDYIIVGNGLAGIAFCEQLRKHNKDFVVFDNQSQQSSMVAAGLYNPVILKRFTKVWNAKLQLELAIPKYKELEELLHLKLDYTMPVYRKFTSVEEQNDWFTASDQPVLSDFLSTALIKNVNPSIHAEFGFGEVLHSGRIKTSQLIPSYRNYLDNENKLFQEEFYYNQLEIKAYGVQYKNIVSKYIVFAEGFGLYKNPFFKTLPLNGTKGEMLTIKSPDLKMNFILKSSVFIVPLGDDLYWIGATYEREDKSHSITTKAKDELIEKLKKIINCDFEIIHQVAGIRPTTKDRRPLVGVHPEHKNLFVLNGLGTRGVMISPFVAEQLFNHIEHEIELDKEINIKRFKVGR, from the coding sequence ATGAAGCAGGTAGATTATATAATAGTTGGTAATGGATTAGCAGGTATTGCTTTTTGTGAGCAACTTAGAAAACATAATAAAGACTTTGTTGTATTTGACAACCAATCTCAACAATCTTCAATGGTTGCAGCAGGTTTATACAATCCTGTAATTCTAAAACGGTTTACAAAAGTTTGGAACGCTAAACTTCAACTAGAATTAGCAATTCCAAAGTATAAGGAGCTTGAAGAGTTACTTCACCTTAAACTTGATTATACAATGCCTGTATACAGAAAGTTTACCTCAGTTGAAGAACAAAACGATTGGTTTACAGCTTCAGATCAACCTGTTTTATCAGATTTCTTGTCTACAGCACTAATCAAAAATGTAAACCCATCTATACATGCTGAATTTGGTTTTGGTGAAGTCTTGCATTCTGGTAGAATTAAGACATCACAATTAATTCCATCCTATCGAAATTATCTTGATAATGAAAACAAGTTGTTTCAAGAAGAGTTTTATTATAATCAATTAGAGATTAAAGCATATGGAGTGCAGTATAAAAATATTGTTTCAAAATATATTGTATTTGCTGAAGGCTTCGGATTATATAAAAACCCGTTTTTTAAGACACTTCCATTAAATGGAACAAAAGGCGAAATGCTTACAATTAAATCTCCTGATTTGAAGATGAATTTTATTTTAAAATCTTCAGTTTTTATAGTACCTCTTGGAGATGATTTATATTGGATTGGTGCAACTTATGAAAGAGAAGATAAATCACATTCAATAACAACTAAAGCTAAAGATGAATTAATTGAAAAGTTAAAAAAAATTATTAATTGTGATTTTGAAATCATTCACCAAGTCGCAGGTATTAGACCAACTACAAAAGATCGTAGGCCTTTAGTTGGTGTTCATCCAGAGCATAAAAATCTGTTTGTACTTAATGGTCTTGGAACAAGAGGTGTCATGATATCTCCATTTGTAGCAGAACAGTTATTCAATCATATTGAACATGAAATTGAATTAGATAAAGAAATAAACATAAAAAGATTCAAAGTAGGTCGTTAA
- a CDS encoding efflux RND transporter periplasmic adaptor subunit translates to MRNIILSILGILLIVGSYFFAKHLINTKTKPKPVPAKVVKTVFIDTVLNKTIPIVIPANGSLIAKRRVELYSEVQGVFKSGSPLFKPGQEYRKGEALIRIDASEYYASVQSSKSNLYNSIAAIMPDLKLDFPEVFQKWQSYLNGFDLSNTTPKLPEMTSEKENYFITGRGIVSSYYSVKNLEQRLAKYNIRAPFSGILTQALATEGSLIRSGQKLGEFIDPSIYEMEVALSKTYASLLKVGETVVLNNLENTESYTGIVSRVNGSIDATTQTITAFIEVKNDNLKEGMYLEANLNAKEESEAIEIDRNLLLESQQIYVVKDSLLDVIDVKPVYFSETKVVLKNIPNGTIILKKAVPGAYAGMLVKPFQDNQDRKDKQ, encoded by the coding sequence ATGCGAAATATTATACTTTCAATTTTAGGAATCTTACTTATTGTTGGTTCTTATTTTTTTGCCAAACATCTTATTAATACTAAAACAAAACCGAAACCAGTTCCAGCTAAGGTTGTAAAAACGGTTTTTATAGATACGGTTTTAAATAAAACGATTCCAATTGTAATTCCAGCTAATGGGAGTTTAATCGCAAAACGCAGAGTAGAATTATACTCAGAAGTGCAAGGTGTTTTTAAATCTGGAAGCCCATTATTTAAACCAGGCCAGGAATATCGTAAAGGTGAAGCGCTTATTCGTATTGATGCTTCAGAATATTATGCAAGTGTGCAATCTTCAAAAAGTAATCTCTATAATTCAATTGCGGCTATTATGCCAGATTTAAAGTTAGATTTTCCTGAGGTTTTTCAAAAATGGCAATCCTATCTTAATGGATTTGATTTAAGTAATACGACACCTAAACTTCCTGAAATGACTTCTGAAAAAGAAAATTATTTCATTACTGGACGCGGAATTGTTTCTAGTTATTATTCGGTTAAAAATTTAGAACAACGATTAGCAAAGTACAATATTAGAGCACCTTTTTCAGGAATACTTACACAAGCTTTAGCTACTGAAGGCTCTTTAATTCGTAGCGGACAAAAATTAGGTGAGTTTATTGATCCTTCAATTTATGAAATGGAAGTGGCTTTGAGTAAAACTTACGCTAGCCTTTTAAAAGTTGGAGAAACTGTAGTGCTAAATAATTTAGAGAATACAGAAAGCTATACGGGAATTGTGTCACGTGTTAATGGAAGTATTGATGCAACAACGCAAACCATTACTGCTTTTATTGAAGTAAAAAATGATAACCTTAAAGAAGGTATGTATCTAGAGGCTAATTTAAATGCTAAAGAAGAGTCTGAAGCCATTGAAATAGATAGAAATCTTTTATTAGAAAGTCAACAAATTTATGTGGTTAAAGATAGTTTGTTAGATGTTATAGATGTAAAACCTGTATATTTTTCAGAAACAAAAGTGGTTTTGAAAAATATACCAAATGGAACAATTATACTTAAAAAAGCGGTTCCAGGCGCTTACGCAGGAATGTTAGTAAAACCTTTTCAGGATAATCAGGATCGTAAAGACAAGCAATAA
- the porL gene encoding type IX secretion system motor protein PorL/GldL produces MAQKKLSTMNMVYGLGAAIVIVGALFKIQHWPYGSLILTIGMIVEALVFTLSAFEKQGGELDWSLVYPELAGGQSLGGKKKKEEPKDAEGLLSKKLDNLLKEAKIDGELMASLGSSIKNFEGAAKGISPTVDSMNAQKKYSEEMSLAAAQMESLNSLYKVQMESANRQATINEEAVENATKLKEQMQSLASNLSSLNGVYGGMLTAMNKS; encoded by the coding sequence ATGGCACAAAAGAAATTATCAACAATGAATATGGTCTACGGACTTGGAGCAGCAATTGTAATTGTAGGAGCTTTATTCAAAATACAACACTGGCCTTATGGATCTTTAATCTTAACTATAGGTATGATTGTTGAAGCATTAGTATTTACTTTATCTGCTTTCGAAAAGCAAGGTGGTGAATTAGATTGGTCTTTAGTGTATCCAGAATTAGCTGGTGGTCAATCATTAGGTGGTAAAAAGAAAAAAGAAGAGCCTAAAGATGCTGAAGGATTACTGTCTAAAAAATTAGATAACCTTTTAAAAGAAGCTAAAATTGATGGTGAATTAATGGCAAGCTTAGGGTCAAGTATCAAAAATTTCGAAGGCGCTGCAAAAGGAATCAGTCCAACTGTTGATTCTATGAATGCTCAAAAGAAATATAGCGAAGAAATGTCTTTAGCTGCTGCTCAAATGGAATCATTAAATAGCCTTTATAAAGTACAAATGGAAAGCGCTAATCGTCAAGCTACTATTAATGAAGAAGCTGTTGAAAACGCAACTAAATTAAAAGAACAAATGCAATCATTAGCATCTAACTTGTCATCTTTAAATGGTGTTTATGGTGGAATGCTTACTGCAATGAATAAAAGCTAA
- a CDS encoding DUF983 domain-containing protein has product MMLKGTKVYSIFTGVCPKCHQESMYETKNPYVLSDVLKINEKCSKCNTRYRIEPSFFYGSMYVSYGVGIAFAVAAFIISYLFFNSTLFTAFIAIIVTTIAFGPIIMRLSRNIWINLFMSYDKNLVKK; this is encoded by the coding sequence ATCATGTTAAAAGGCACGAAAGTATACAGTATTTTCACTGGAGTTTGTCCTAAATGTCATCAGGAATCTATGTACGAAACTAAGAACCCTTATGTATTAAGTGATGTTTTAAAAATTAATGAAAAGTGTTCCAAATGTAATACACGTTATCGTATTGAACCTTCATTTTTTTATGGTTCAATGTATGTAAGTTATGGCGTTGGAATTGCATTTGCTGTTGCAGCTTTTATTATTAGCTACTTATTTTTTAATTCTACGCTTTTTACAGCTTTCATTGCAATTATTGTAACGACTATAGCATTTGGACCTATTATAATGCGACTTTCAAGAAATATATGGATTAATCTATTTATGAGTTATGACAAAAATTTGGTGAAAAAATAA
- the porM gene encoding type IX secretion system motor protein PorM/GldM: MAGGKLSARQKMINLMYLVFIAMMAMNMSKEVLSAFGLMEAKFADANEATSNRNEALLTDLKEKGVEKPEEFKIPAARAEQVQIASDKFYNYLESLKVDLLRKGEYKIDPETGKLPFEAMDKTDILDEAWFTGDRLTKKGDEVMAELNGYKDAIKTVLATDEAYRGSSESFEKTFSTAQEVNKDGKKIDFLNYNFQGFPAIASYTKLTAMQNDVKVAEASMYNLFLGKTLTEATTLNNYKAIVLADKSAFFAGEKFQGRVVIGKYANVPPTKLVVEGQEVDLSKAIDSSGAARLDFNVGAVGEHTINGEFTFIENGKELPIKIESNYVVVPRPNSATISADKMNVVYRGVVNPMTISFAGVPDNKVSASGAGLKKGSGTGKYSMVPSSGREVTINVTATLDDGSKVSDKAVFRIKDIPKPTGKINGQSEGKLPRNNVEIGKVESVLEDFDFDLPLTVTSFKIKVPGQPSVTCSGNRLNGTAKGALRKAKRGAAVQIFDIKSRSTGPVIKPATPVVIELSN, from the coding sequence ATGGCAGGAGGAAAATTATCTGCAAGGCAGAAAATGATTAACTTAATGTACTTAGTATTTATTGCTATGATGGCGATGAATATGTCTAAAGAAGTACTATCCGCTTTCGGATTAATGGAAGCAAAATTTGCTGATGCTAACGAAGCGACTTCAAATAGAAATGAAGCATTATTGACAGATTTAAAAGAAAAGGGTGTTGAAAAACCAGAAGAGTTTAAAATACCGGCTGCACGTGCTGAACAAGTACAAATAGCATCTGATAAATTTTATAATTATCTTGAATCTTTAAAAGTAGATTTACTTAGGAAAGGAGAGTATAAAATCGATCCTGAAACTGGTAAGTTGCCTTTTGAAGCAATGGATAAAACTGATATTCTTGATGAAGCATGGTTTACAGGAGATCGCCTAACTAAAAAAGGTGATGAAGTAATGGCTGAACTTAATGGGTATAAAGACGCTATTAAAACAGTTTTAGCAACTGATGAAGCTTACAGAGGTTCTAGTGAATCTTTTGAAAAGACTTTTAGTACAGCTCAAGAGGTGAACAAAGATGGAAAGAAAATTGATTTTTTAAATTATAATTTCCAAGGTTTTCCTGCTATTGCATCTTATACGAAGTTAACAGCAATGCAAAATGATGTTAAAGTTGCAGAAGCAAGTATGTATAATTTGTTTTTAGGAAAAACGTTAACAGAAGCAACTACCTTAAATAACTATAAAGCAATCGTATTAGCTGATAAATCTGCATTTTTTGCTGGTGAGAAGTTTCAAGGACGTGTTGTAATAGGTAAATATGCTAATGTACCACCAACTAAATTAGTTGTCGAAGGTCAAGAAGTTGATCTATCAAAAGCTATTGATTCTTCAGGTGCTGCTCGATTAGATTTTAATGTTGGAGCTGTAGGTGAACACACAATTAATGGTGAATTTACATTTATCGAAAACGGTAAAGAGTTACCTATTAAAATTGAATCTAATTATGTTGTTGTACCAAGACCAAATTCTGCTACAATTTCTGCAGATAAGATGAACGTTGTGTATCGTGGTGTTGTAAATCCAATGACAATTTCTTTTGCTGGTGTTCCAGATAATAAAGTATCTGCTTCAGGTGCTGGATTGAAAAAAGGATCTGGTACAGGTAAATACTCAATGGTTCCTAGTTCTGGTAGAGAAGTGACAATTAATGTTACTGCAACATTAGATGATGGTTCTAAAGTAAGTGATAAAGCTGTATTTAGAATTAAAGATATTCCTAAACCTACCGGAAAAATTAACGGTCAGAGTGAAGGTAAATTACCTAGAAATAACGTAGAGATTGGTAAAGTTGAATCTGTATTAGAAGATTTCGATTTTGATTTACCATTAACTGTAACAAGCTTTAAAATTAAAGTACCTGGTCAACCATCTGTAACATGTTCTGGAAACAGATTAAATGGAACAGCAAAAGGGGCTTTACGTAAAGCCAAAAGAGGTGCAGCAGTTCAAATTTTTGATATCAAGTCTAGAAGTACTGGGCCAGTTATCAAGCCTGCAACACCAGTTGTTATAGAGTTATCTAACTAA